Proteins encoded together in one Telopea speciosissima isolate NSW1024214 ecotype Mountain lineage chromosome 6, Tspe_v1, whole genome shotgun sequence window:
- the LOC122665736 gene encoding uncharacterized protein LOC122665736 yields the protein MVLSWLMNALATDIAHSVFYASSAQDVWVDLHDCFSQKNASRIFEIRRAISTHCQGTSSLASYYTIIKGFWDELASYSSYPDCTCGVTAPFQSPSTGLIAGIFMEERQRSILASPDSSLTQSALAAVGDRTKLGKPKPHYHYTFCSLDGHSESRCFKKHGYPLKNSSKAAAPSPLMPNAHSLATSVVAPLPAPSFSQDQYNQIISMLQSGNNTPLANSASTARTFPIWDLNTKEWIA from the exons ATGGTCCTCTCTTGGCTTATGAATGCCCTTGCAACTGACATTGCCCATAGTGTCTTCTATGCTTCCTCGGCTCAGGATGTTTGGGTCGACCTCCATGATTGCTTCTCTCAAAAGAATGCCTCACGGATATTTGAGATCCGTCGTGCAATCTCTACCCATTGTCAAGGGACTTCTTCTTTGGCGTCTTATTACACCATTATCAAAGGTTTTTGGGATGAGCTCGCCTCATATAGTTCCTACCCGGATTGCACCTGTGGTGTTACAGCACCATTCCAATCTCCTTCAACGGGATTGATTGCTGGAATTTTTATGG AAGAACGTCAACGGTCCATTCTTGCATCACCAGACTCGTCATTAACCCAATCCGCCCTTGCTGCTGTTGGTGATCGCACCAAATTGGGTAAACCAAAGCCGCATTATCATTATACTTTTTGTAGCCTTGATGGTCATTCGGAATCTCGTTGCTTCAAGAAGCATGGCTATCCACTGAAGAATTCTTCCAAAGCTGCTGCTCCTTCCCCATTGATGCCCAATGCTCACTCCCTTGCCACATCTGTTGTGGCACCGTTGCCTGCACCATCCTTTAGCCAAGATCAATACAATCAAATTATATCCATGCTTCAATCGGGTAATAACACACCATTGGCAAATTCTGCAAGTACTGCTCGAACTTTTCCTATATGG gacctaaACACAAAGGAGTGGATTGCGTAA